A region of Faecalibacterium taiwanense DNA encodes the following proteins:
- a CDS encoding DNA-directed RNA polymerase subunit beta, with protein sequence MMKVKPVKLGKTERMSFSHIDEVISMPNLIEVQKNSYQWFLDEGLKEVFHDIGTIEDYTGNLALSFVDFRLDKEPKYSIKECKERDVTYAAPLRVTARLLNKETGEVKDQEIFMGDFPLMTDAGTFVINGAERAIVSQLVRSPGVFYGDAKDKVGNDLYSATMNPNRGAWLEYETDASDVFYVRIDKNRKLPVTVLCRALGLSTNEDILNFFGDDERILATLEKDTTKNQEEGLLEVYRKLRPGEPPTVESATSQINMLFFDPRRYDLSRFGRYKMNKKLSLARRITGQVAAENVVAPLTGEILIEAGAKITRELAEKADNAGVNLVVLKLDDPMKEESRKIKVITNGCVDAQGFFSFDVKECGINERCSFDEIKKILDTTSDVEEQKEMLRRNHDQLIGRTVTVADILASINYLNGLGHNIGTTDDIDHLGNRRIRSVGELLQNQFRIGFSRMERVIRERMTLQSQDQSVITPQALINIRPVVAAIKEFFGSSPLSQFMDQNNPLAELTHKRRLSALGPGGLSRDRAGFEVRDVHYSHYGRMCPIETPEGPNIGLISYLASYAKINEYGFVEAPYRKVKKIYDENGNLKEQVVTDEVEYMTADVEDEYVVAQANEPLDEGKHFIRPRVSARRRDEILEIDAEKVDYMDVSPRMMVSVATACIPFLENDDCNRALMGSNMQRQAVPLMVTQQPIVATGMEYKAATDSGTAVLAKNDGIVEKMDADHVVVRNNKGELEDYPLVKFARSNAGTCINQRPIVEVGESVKAGQVLADGPAMRNGEISLGKNALIGFMTWEGYNYEDAVLLNEKIVREDVYTSIHIEEYETESRDTKLGPEEITRDIPNVSEDALKDLDERGIIRIGAEVKSGDILVGKVTPKGETELTAEERLLRAIFGEKAREVRDTSLRVPHGAYGIIVDVKVFTPENSDELQPGVREVVRCYIAQKRKISVGDKMAGRHGNKGVVSRILPQEDMPYLPDGTPLDIVLNPLGVPSRMNIGQVLEVNLGYAAKACGIKVMTPVFDSARENDIGDTFDTAREMWHGENAPAYPTKLPKIMGEKGHIIDFSKIELDRDGKTTVYDGRTGEKFDNRVTVGYMYYLKLHHLVDDKIHARSTGPYSLVTQQPLGGKAQFGGQRFGEMEVWALEAYGAAYTLQEILTVKSDDVEGRVKTYEAIVKGEPIPQPGIPESFRVMLKELQSLGLDVVVQDKDGNEIDMRQNFDDEETGFDMRDVAGTENVVQESELLNDYNIKDADAGFDDPSVLEDNNSGAEAPASSDEVDF encoded by the coding sequence ATGATGAAAGTCAAGCCCGTAAAGCTCGGCAAAACCGAGCGCATGAGCTTCTCCCACATCGACGAAGTCATCAGTATGCCGAACCTGATCGAGGTCCAGAAGAACTCTTATCAGTGGTTCCTGGACGAGGGCCTGAAAGAGGTCTTCCACGATATCGGCACCATTGAGGACTACACCGGCAATCTGGCACTGAGCTTTGTGGACTTCCGCCTGGATAAGGAGCCGAAGTACAGCATCAAGGAGTGCAAGGAGCGCGACGTGACCTATGCAGCACCCCTGCGCGTCACCGCCCGTCTGCTGAACAAGGAGACCGGCGAAGTGAAGGATCAGGAGATCTTCATGGGCGATTTCCCGCTGATGACCGATGCCGGCACCTTTGTGATCAACGGTGCAGAGCGTGCGATCGTCAGCCAGCTGGTGCGTTCTCCCGGCGTGTTCTACGGCGATGCCAAGGATAAGGTGGGCAACGACCTGTACAGCGCCACCATGAACCCCAACCGCGGTGCATGGCTGGAGTACGAGACCGATGCTTCCGATGTGTTCTATGTTCGTATCGATAAGAACCGCAAGCTGCCTGTCACCGTGCTGTGCCGTGCACTGGGCCTGTCCACCAACGAGGACATCCTGAACTTCTTTGGCGACGATGAGCGCATCCTCGCTACTCTGGAAAAGGATACCACCAAGAATCAGGAAGAGGGCCTGCTGGAAGTTTACCGCAAGCTGCGCCCCGGCGAGCCTCCCACGGTGGAGTCTGCTACCAGCCAGATCAACATGCTGTTCTTCGACCCGCGCCGTTATGACCTGTCTCGTTTCGGCCGTTATAAGATGAACAAGAAGCTGTCTCTGGCCCGCCGCATCACCGGTCAGGTGGCTGCTGAGAATGTGGTCGCTCCGCTGACCGGCGAGATCCTGATCGAGGCTGGTGCCAAGATCACCCGCGAGCTGGCTGAGAAGGCTGACAATGCCGGTGTGAATCTGGTCGTGCTGAAGCTCGACGATCCCATGAAGGAAGAGAGCCGGAAGATCAAGGTCATCACCAATGGCTGTGTGGATGCACAGGGCTTCTTCTCCTTCGACGTGAAGGAGTGCGGCATCAACGAGCGCTGCTCCTTCGATGAGATCAAGAAGATCCTCGACACCACCTCTGATGTGGAAGAGCAGAAGGAGATGCTGCGCCGCAACCACGACCAGCTGATCGGCCGCACCGTTACGGTCGCCGATATTCTGGCTTCCATCAACTACCTGAACGGTCTGGGCCACAATATTGGCACCACCGATGATATCGACCATCTGGGCAACCGCCGCATCCGCAGCGTGGGCGAGCTGCTGCAGAACCAGTTCCGCATCGGCTTCTCCCGCATGGAGCGCGTCATCCGTGAGCGCATGACCCTGCAGAGCCAGGATCAGAGCGTCATCACTCCGCAGGCCCTCATCAACATCCGTCCGGTGGTGGCAGCCATCAAGGAGTTCTTCGGCTCTTCTCCGCTGTCCCAGTTCATGGATCAGAACAACCCGCTGGCTGAGCTGACCCACAAGCGCCGCCTGTCTGCTCTGGGCCCCGGCGGTCTGAGCCGTGACCGCGCAGGTTTCGAGGTCCGCGACGTTCACTACAGCCACTACGGCCGTATGTGCCCCATCGAGACTCCTGAAGGCCCCAACATCGGTCTGATCTCCTATCTGGCATCTTACGCCAAGATCAACGAGTACGGCTTCGTGGAAGCTCCGTACCGCAAGGTCAAGAAGATCTATGACGAGAATGGCAACCTGAAGGAACAGGTCGTCACCGACGAGGTCGAGTATATGACCGCTGATGTCGAGGACGAGTACGTTGTGGCACAGGCCAACGAGCCGCTGGATGAGGGCAAGCACTTCATCCGTCCCCGTGTGTCTGCCCGCCGCCGCGACGAGATCCTTGAAATTGATGCAGAGAAAGTCGATTACATGGACGTTTCTCCGCGAATGATGGTCTCTGTTGCTACCGCCTGCATCCCCTTCCTGGAGAACGATGACTGTAACCGTGCTCTGATGGGTTCCAACATGCAGCGTCAGGCAGTGCCTCTGATGGTCACCCAGCAGCCCATCGTTGCTACCGGTATGGAGTACAAGGCTGCTACCGACTCCGGCACCGCTGTTCTGGCAAAGAATGACGGTATCGTTGAGAAGATGGATGCCGACCATGTTGTTGTGCGCAACAACAAGGGCGAGCTGGAGGATTATCCTCTGGTCAAGTTCGCACGCTCCAACGCAGGTACCTGCATCAACCAGCGTCCCATCGTGGAGGTCGGCGAGAGCGTCAAGGCCGGTCAGGTGCTGGCCGACGGCCCTGCAATGCGCAACGGCGAAATTTCTCTGGGTAAGAACGCTCTGATCGGCTTCATGACCTGGGAAGGCTACAACTACGAGGATGCCGTTCTGCTGAACGAGAAGATCGTGCGCGAGGACGTGTACACCTCCATTCATATTGAAGAGTACGAGACCGAGAGCCGCGACACCAAGCTGGGACCTGAAGAGATCACCCGTGATATCCCCAACGTTTCTGAGGATGCACTGAAGGATCTGGACGAGCGCGGCATCATCCGTATCGGTGCTGAGGTCAAGAGCGGCGACATTCTGGTCGGTAAGGTCACCCCGAAGGGCGAGACCGAGCTGACCGCTGAAGAGCGCCTGCTGCGCGCCATCTTCGGCGAGAAGGCACGCGAAGTGCGTGATACTTCTCTGCGCGTGCCCCATGGTGCATACGGCATCATCGTGGATGTCAAGGTGTTCACCCCGGAGAACAGCGACGAACTGCAGCCCGGCGTACGCGAGGTCGTCCGCTGCTATATTGCCCAGAAGCGCAAGATCAGCGTTGGCGATAAGATGGCAGGCCGTCACGGCAACAAGGGTGTCGTTTCCCGCATTCTGCCGCAGGAGGACATGCCCTACCTGCCCGACGGCACCCCGCTGGACATCGTGCTGAACCCTCTGGGCGTGCCTTCCCGTATGAACATCGGTCAGGTGCTGGAAGTCAACCTGGGCTACGCTGCCAAGGCATGCGGCATCAAGGTCATGACTCCCGTCTTCGACTCTGCTCGTGAGAACGACATCGGCGATACCTTTGATACCGCCCGCGAGATGTGGCATGGTGAGAATGCTCCTGCATATCCCACGAAGCTCCCCAAGATCATGGGCGAGAAGGGACACATCATCGACTTCTCCAAGATCGAGCTGGACCGCGATGGCAAGACCACCGTTTACGATGGCCGCACCGGCGAAAAGTTCGATAACCGCGTTACCGTCGGTTATATGTACTACCTGAAGCTGCATCACCTGGTTGATGATAAGATCCATGCACGTTCTACCGGCCCCTACTCTCTGGTCACTCAGCAGCCTCTGGGCGGCAAGGCCCAGTTCGGCGGCCAGCGCTTTGGCGAAATGGAAGTCTGGGCACTGGAAGCTTACGGCGCTGCATACACTCTGCAGGAGATCCTGACCGTCAAGTCCGACGACGTGGAGGGCCGTGTGAAGACCTACGAGGCCATCGTTAAGGGTGAGCCGATCCCGCAGCCCGGCATTCCCGAGTCCTTCCGCGTTATGCTGAAGGAACTGCAGTCTCTGGGTCTGGACGTTGTTGTTCAGGACAAGGACGGCAACGAGATCGACATGCGTCAGAACTTCGACGACGAAGAGACCGGCTTTGATATGCGCGATGTTGCCGGCACTGAGAACGTCGTGCAGGAGAGCGAACTGCTCAACGATTATAATATTAAGGATGCCGATGCCGGTTTCGATGATCCTTCTGTGCTGGAGGACAATAACTCCGGTGCCGAAGCTCCCGCTTCTTCTGACGAAGTAGATTTCTGA
- the rpoD gene encoding RNA polymerase sigma factor RpoD: protein MQKLSQTEELARTLAARARHHALTPEQISRAMDEQDYDVAQLDELYTALEDRGVHLTEEEADLPALDETQIGRLEHELSAEGVALDDPVKAYLKEIGRVPLLTAEQETELARAAQAGDEDARRKLSEANLRLVVSVAKRYAGRGLPFLDLIQEGNLGLMKAAEKFEPERGFKFSTYATWWIRQSITRAIADQGRTIRIPVHLVESINRVKKTTGDLLRKNGREPTAEEIAVQLDMEPDRVRELLQLAQDPISLETPVGEEEDAHLEDFIQDEDAGVPVDEAGRQLLRRELFSVLKSLTPREERVIALRFGLEDGRAHTLEELGKEFNVTRERVRQIEAKALRKLRHPSRAKRLRDYLDE from the coding sequence ATGCAGAAATTGTCGCAAACGGAGGAATTGGCCAGAACATTGGCTGCGCGGGCACGCCACCATGCCCTGACACCGGAGCAGATCAGCCGTGCCATGGACGAACAGGATTACGATGTGGCGCAGCTGGACGAGCTGTATACGGCACTGGAGGACCGCGGCGTGCACCTGACCGAAGAGGAAGCGGACCTGCCTGCGTTGGATGAAACGCAGATCGGCAGGCTGGAACATGAGCTTTCGGCAGAGGGGGTGGCGCTGGACGACCCGGTAAAGGCCTATTTGAAGGAGATCGGCCGGGTGCCGCTGCTGACGGCAGAACAGGAAACGGAGCTTGCCCGTGCCGCGCAGGCCGGGGACGAGGATGCCCGGCGGAAGCTCAGCGAAGCGAACCTGCGGCTGGTGGTGTCGGTGGCAAAGCGCTATGCAGGGCGGGGCCTGCCGTTTCTGGATCTCATTCAGGAAGGCAATCTCGGTCTGATGAAGGCGGCGGAAAAGTTTGAGCCGGAGCGCGGCTTCAAATTTTCCACCTATGCCACGTGGTGGATCCGTCAGTCCATCACCCGCGCCATTGCGGATCAGGGGAGGACCATCCGCATCCCGGTGCACCTTGTGGAGAGCATCAACCGGGTCAAAAAGACGACTGGCGACCTGCTGCGGAAAAATGGCCGGGAGCCTACCGCGGAAGAGATCGCTGTTCAGCTGGACATGGAGCCGGACCGTGTGCGGGAATTGCTGCAGCTGGCGCAGGACCCCATCAGCTTGGAAACGCCGGTGGGCGAGGAAGAGGATGCCCACCTTGAAGATTTTATTCAGGACGAGGATGCAGGCGTCCCGGTGGATGAAGCCGGGCGGCAGCTGCTGCGGCGGGAACTGTTCAGCGTGCTCAAAAGCCTGACACCGAGGGAAGAGCGGGTGATCGCACTGCGCTTCGGGCTGGAGGATGGCCGGGCGCACACGCTGGAAGAGCTGGGGAAGGAGTTCAATGTGACCCGGGAGCGGGTGCGGCAGATCGAAGCCAAGGCCCTGCGCAAGCTGCGGCATCCCAGCCGTGCAAAGCGTCTGCGGGATTATCTGGATGAGTGA
- the rpoC gene encoding DNA-directed RNA polymerase subunit beta': MENNVFDSIKIGLASPEQIRNWSYGEVKKPETINYRTLKPERDGLYCERIFGPTKDWECHCGKYKRIRYKGKICDRCGVEVTKAKVRRERMGHIELAAPVSHIWYFKGIPSRIGLMLDISPRLLEKVLYFASYIVTDPGATRLEKKQLLTESEYREMRDHYGDEFEAAMGAEAIQDLLKEIDLDQLSEELTAEVEKSSGQKRVRILKRLEVVEAFRISGNRPEWMVMDVLPVLPPDLRPMVQLDGGRFATSDLNDLYRRVINRNNRLRRLLELGAPDIIVRNEKRMLQEAVDSLIDNGRRGRPVTGPNNRALKSLSDMLKGKQGRFRQNLLGKRVDYSGRSVIVVGPELKMDQCGLPKEMALELFKPFVMKDLVEKGIANNIKSARKMVERAKPEVWDSLETVIKGHPVLLNRAPTLHRLGIQAFNPVLVEGRAIKLHPLACTAFNADFDGDQMAVHLPLGEDACREAKMLMLASGNLLKPSDGAPVTVPTQDMILGSYYLTTVRENDEGAGKVFRDENEALMAYAEHIVTLHAPIKVRRTMTIDGVERTGLVEATVGRIIFNNPVPQNLGYIDRTDPEHWLEYEVSFRVTKKTLPDIISRCMTRNGTRKCAKMLDAIKAQGYKYSTLSAISVAVCDAVIPPQKQELIAEADQQIAKVGRLFNRGLISDNERYNQTIAIWQATTDKVSKALADNLPKDNEIYMMADSGARGSMNQIKQLAGMRGLLANTAGHTIEMPIRANYREGLNILEYFVSARGARKGLADTALRTADSGYLTRRMVDVSQDVIVREIDCGTTDGLWVSEIHEGKEKIESFRERLIGRFAVGDVVNPVTGKVIVPEGKMIDLYDANEIEAAGITKLKIRSLLTCRAKTGVCARCYGSDMANGEPVRLGESVGVIAAESIGEPGTQLTMRTFHTGGIASAEDITQGLPRVEELFESRRPKSMAIMSEISGVVSQDDTKKNVVIKVTGKDENGAEVVKSYSIPFTQHSRVMPGDRVEKGDIITREGVLYPQDILAIKGLEDVQNYLINEVQKVYRLQGVEINDKHIEVIVRQMCRKVRVTDSGSSNLIGGALASRLEVESINADLQQRIDAGEEGLKLVEYQQVLLGITKAALANDSFLSAASFQETTRVLTEAAIKGKVDPLAGLKENVIIGKLIPAGTGLPEVREDLKNREAERDAEIAAEQAAAVQ, encoded by the coding sequence ATGGAAAACAACGTTTTCGATTCCATCAAGATCGGCCTTGCCTCCCCGGAGCAGATCCGCAACTGGAGCTACGGCGAGGTCAAAAAGCCTGAGACCATCAACTACCGTACCCTGAAGCCGGAGCGCGACGGCTTGTACTGTGAGCGCATTTTTGGACCTACCAAGGACTGGGAGTGCCACTGCGGTAAGTATAAGCGCATCCGCTACAAGGGCAAGATCTGCGACCGCTGCGGCGTTGAAGTGACCAAGGCCAAGGTCCGCCGTGAGCGCATGGGCCACATTGAGCTGGCCGCTCCCGTCAGCCACATCTGGTACTTCAAGGGCATCCCCAGCCGCATCGGCCTGATGCTGGACATCAGCCCCCGCCTGCTGGAGAAGGTGCTGTACTTTGCAAGCTATATCGTCACTGATCCGGGCGCTACCCGTCTGGAAAAGAAGCAGCTGCTCACCGAGAGCGAGTATCGTGAGATGCGCGACCACTACGGTGATGAGTTCGAGGCTGCTATGGGCGCTGAGGCCATTCAGGATCTGCTGAAGGAGATCGATCTGGATCAGCTGAGTGAAGAGCTGACTGCCGAGGTGGAAAAGTCCTCCGGCCAGAAGCGCGTGCGCATCCTCAAGCGTCTGGAAGTAGTTGAGGCATTCCGCATTTCCGGCAACCGTCCTGAATGGATGGTCATGGATGTGCTGCCTGTTCTGCCGCCTGACCTGCGCCCCATGGTCCAGCTGGACGGCGGCCGTTTTGCCACCTCCGACCTGAACGACCTGTACCGCCGCGTGATCAACCGCAACAACCGTCTGCGCCGTCTGCTGGAGCTGGGCGCTCCCGACATCATCGTGCGCAACGAGAAGCGTATGCTGCAGGAAGCAGTGGACAGCCTGATCGACAACGGCCGCCGCGGCCGTCCGGTCACCGGCCCCAACAACCGCGCACTGAAGAGCCTTTCCGATATGCTGAAGGGCAAGCAGGGCCGCTTCCGTCAGAACCTGCTGGGCAAGCGTGTTGACTACTCCGGTCGTTCTGTTATCGTCGTCGGCCCTGAGCTGAAGATGGATCAGTGCGGTCTGCCCAAGGAAATGGCTCTGGAGCTGTTCAAGCCCTTTGTCATGAAGGATCTGGTGGAGAAGGGCATTGCCAACAACATCAAGTCCGCCCGCAAGATGGTGGAGCGCGCTAAGCCCGAAGTGTGGGACAGCCTGGAGACTGTGATCAAGGGCCACCCCGTTCTGCTGAACCGTGCACCTACCCTGCACCGTCTGGGCATTCAGGCTTTCAACCCGGTGCTGGTGGAGGGCCGTGCAATCAAGCTGCACCCGCTGGCATGTACTGCATTCAACGCCGACTTCGACGGTGACCAGATGGCAGTGCATCTGCCTCTGGGCGAGGATGCCTGCCGTGAGGCCAAGATGCTGATGCTGGCTTCCGGCAACCTGCTGAAGCCCTCTGACGGCGCACCTGTTACCGTGCCTACGCAGGATATGATCCTGGGCAGCTACTACCTGACCACCGTTCGTGAAAATGACGAGGGCGCAGGCAAGGTGTTCCGCGATGAGAACGAAGCCCTGATGGCTTATGCAGAGCACATCGTTACCCTGCACGCACCCATCAAGGTGCGCCGCACCATGACCATTGACGGCGTGGAGCGCACCGGTCTGGTGGAAGCCACCGTCGGCCGCATCATCTTCAATAACCCTGTTCCTCAGAATCTGGGTTATATCGACCGTACTGATCCCGAGCACTGGCTGGAGTACGAGGTCAGCTTCCGCGTGACCAAGAAGACTCTGCCCGACATCATTTCCCGCTGCATGACCCGCAACGGCACCCGCAAGTGTGCAAAGATGCTGGATGCCATCAAGGCGCAGGGCTACAAGTACTCCACTCTGTCTGCAATCTCCGTCGCTGTGTGCGACGCTGTGATCCCGCCGCAGAAGCAGGAACTGATCGCTGAGGCTGACCAGCAGATCGCAAAGGTCGGCAGGCTGTTCAACCGCGGCCTGATCTCCGACAACGAGCGTTACAACCAGACCATCGCCATCTGGCAGGCTACCACCGATAAGGTCTCCAAGGCTCTGGCAGACAACCTGCCCAAGGACAATGAGATCTATATGATGGCTGACTCCGGTGCTCGTGGTTCTATGAACCAGATCAAGCAGCTGGCCGGCATGCGCGGCCTGCTGGCAAACACCGCCGGCCACACCATCGAGATGCCCATTCGTGCCAACTACCGTGAAGGTCTGAATATTCTGGAATATTTCGTTTCTGCCCGTGGTGCCCGTAAGGGTCTGGCCGATACCGCTCTGCGTACCGCTGACTCCGGTTACCTGACCCGCCGCATGGTCGATGTCTCTCAGGATGTCATTGTGCGCGAGATCGACTGCGGCACCACCGACGGCCTGTGGGTGTCTGAGATCCACGAGGGCAAGGAGAAGATCGAGAGCTTCCGCGAGCGCTTGATCGGCCGCTTCGCTGTGGGCGATGTGGTCAACCCCGTCACCGGCAAGGTGATCGTGCCGGAAGGCAAGATGATCGACCTGTACGATGCAAACGAGATCGAGGCTGCTGGCATTACCAAGCTGAAGATCCGCAGCCTGCTGACCTGCCGTGCAAAGACCGGTGTCTGCGCACGCTGCTACGGTTCCGATATGGCAAACGGCGAGCCGGTCCGTCTGGGCGAGTCTGTCGGCGTTATCGCCGCAGAGTCCATCGGCGAGCCTGGTACTCAGCTGACCATGCGTACCTTCCATACCGGCGGTATCGCATCTGCTGAAGATATCACGCAGGGTCTTCCCCGTGTTGAAGAGCTGTTCGAGAGCCGCCGTCCCAAGAGCATGGCCATCATGAGCGAGATCTCTGGTGTCGTTTCTCAGGACGATACCAAGAAGAATGTCGTTATCAAGGTGACCGGCAAGGACGAGAACGGTGCCGAGGTCGTAAAGAGCTATTCCATCCCGTTCACCCAGCATTCCCGCGTGATGCCGGGTGACCGTGTGGAGAAGGGCGACATCATCACCCGTGAAGGTGTTCTGTATCCGCAGGATATTCTGGCAATCAAGGGTCTGGAGGATGTCCAGAACTACCTGATCAACGAAGTTCAGAAGGTCTACCGTCTGCAGGGCGTTGAGATCAACGATAAGCATATCGAAGTCATCGTCCGTCAGATGTGCCGCAAGGTGCGCGTGACTGATTCCGGTTCTTCCAACCTGATCGGCGGTGCACTGGCAAGCCGTCTGGAAGTGGAGAGCATCAACGCCGATCTGCAGCAGCGCATCGACGCTGGTGAAGAGGGCCTGAAGCTGGTCGAGTACCAGCAGGTGCTGCTGGGCATCACCAAGGCTGCTCTGGCAAACGACTCCTTCCTG